DNA from Debaryomyces hansenii CBS767 chromosome A complete sequence:
ATAGACAAATGACGGCCTaagaatattcaattggaaACGATAATCGGACCATATAAATAGTAATCGATCAAAAATGTCAAAATACGGATTCGTGAAAATTGCTCGGGACATAAAGACTGCAGTTGGCAAGATCAACGAGCCTACGGCCCAGTCAGTGGTAGAATTGCCTGACAGCCCATTGGGCAAGTTCATGTTGGACTACGCCACCAAGGAGTTACCAGAGAAGGTGTTATTCCATTCGTTAAGAGTGTATCAATATAGTATCGCCATTATCAACGATCATTTCGACAAATGGGCCTTAGATCTGGAGGTTTTGTTTGTTACGTGCTTGCTCCACGATATTGGGACCACCGAAAAGAACATGAAGGCCACCAAGATGTCGTTTGAATTCTACGGCGGAATGATAACGAGGGACCTTATCTTGGAGCACACCAATGGTAATCAAGACTACGCGGAAGCTGTGTCCGAGGCCGTAATTCGTCACCAGGATTTGGGTGACACTGGCTTTATCACAACTTTGGGCTTGATATTGCAAATTTCAACCATTTTGGATAACGTTGGTTTGAACACGGATCTTATCCATCCTGACACTCTTGCTGCTGTTAACAAAGAATATCCAAGACATGGTTGGTTGAACTGTTTTGCGGACCATATTGATAACgaaaataccaaaaaaCCTTGGGGACACACCAGTTCCTTGGGAGTTCCCGACTTTAGGAACAATGTATTAGCTAATAAAGTCAAATATGAGAAGTTATGATTAATATACGTACGTAGTAGTCTTAGTATTGTAGGTCCTTATATGGTTGGATTTCTTATATACACACCAAGTCGATATCGATATCAACTGGGTTCAGTTCAGAGTTTTTCAACTAGTAGGTTCATCTACATGGTAAAGCAATAAGAAGCATAGATATCTCCAAAGATGCCTGAGGCAATAGATGCTTCTAGTATAGCTaccaattattataaattggCTCATCTATGCTCGGTGACCTATTTAATTTACACCACAAATGGTGCAACGAACGATCTGACTTTGCTTGAATTGGAGCTTTTAATAAGACACTCCCATCCTAAATGCCTAGTAACATACTACAATAAGTACTTGtactattttcaattcaatcaTGTTGATGAACATGTTGATTTGACAAAGGAATATCCACAGttacaattgaaatattcta
Protein-coding regions in this window:
- a CDS encoding DEHA2A01694p (similar to uniprot|P43543 Saccharomyces cerevisiae YNL335W DDI3 and similar to uniprot|P43543 Saccharomyces cerevisiae YFL061W DDI2) — translated: MSKYGFVKIARDIKTAVGKINEPTAQSVVELPDSPLGKFMLDYATKELPEKVLFHSLRVYQYSIAIINDHFDKWALDSEVLFVTCLLHDIGTTEKNMKATKMSFEFYGGMITRDLILEHTNGNQDYAEAVSEAVIRHQDLGDTGFITTLGLILQISTILDNVGLNTDLIHPDTLAAVNKEYPRHGWLNCFADHIDNENTKKPWGHTSSLGVPDFRNNVLANKVKYEKL